A stretch of Bradyrhizobium sp. CCBAU 53338 DNA encodes these proteins:
- a CDS encoding multidrug effflux MFS transporter, which produces MADQCEAIEPARPSVRIPSALPIAILSLLAAMGTLATNILLPSLPQIAISLNVTSAAVTSAITIFLTVFGLGQLVVGPLSDRYGRRWPVLIGFAVFFGGSIWCGLANDLPNLLVGRAVQAAGACATSVLSRAVARDMFSGAALARALALMMIAMSAAPGFSPLLGGALDHIFGWRSEFALVAAFAAVGAVAYGVLLGETHHSIRAPLNPVAIAKIYRGLVGDRRFAIPAATSSLIIGGLFSMFSAAPRLFIEALHFTPIQLGLFFAGTVFIVFAAGVLATRLAARYGLDGPIRAGLCATAASSLAILVISMVNPTFLPFLGAMSVFLLGMGIVGPLATARALSPFGDKAGAASALLGFWQMMNAAIGVWLAATASHEAMLALGVVLSAFSLLALGLYARGPGS; this is translated from the coding sequence ATGGCTGACCAGTGCGAAGCAATCGAGCCCGCGCGGCCGAGTGTTAGGATCCCTAGCGCCCTACCGATCGCTATCCTTTCCCTTCTGGCCGCTATGGGAACCCTTGCGACCAACATTTTGCTGCCTTCGCTGCCGCAGATTGCAATCTCGTTGAATGTCACGAGCGCGGCAGTCACTTCCGCTATCACTATCTTTCTGACGGTGTTCGGGCTGGGCCAACTCGTCGTCGGACCGCTTTCGGACCGCTACGGAAGACGCTGGCCAGTTTTGATCGGATTTGCGGTGTTCTTCGGCGGCAGCATCTGGTGCGGTTTGGCTAACGATCTACCTAATCTTTTGGTTGGCCGCGCAGTCCAAGCAGCGGGCGCGTGCGCGACGTCAGTTTTGTCTCGTGCCGTAGCCCGGGACATGTTCAGCGGGGCTGCTTTGGCGCGGGCACTGGCTCTGATGATGATCGCGATGTCCGCAGCCCCCGGCTTTTCACCACTGCTTGGCGGCGCACTCGATCACATCTTTGGTTGGCGCTCCGAGTTCGCGCTCGTCGCCGCGTTTGCCGCAGTCGGCGCCGTTGCCTATGGCGTCCTTCTCGGGGAAACCCACCACTCGATCCGCGCGCCGCTCAATCCGGTGGCCATTGCCAAAATCTACAGGGGCTTGGTTGGCGATCGACGGTTCGCAATCCCGGCAGCCACCTCGAGCCTCATCATCGGCGGCTTGTTCTCGATGTTTTCGGCTGCGCCGCGCCTATTCATCGAAGCGCTACACTTCACGCCGATCCAGCTCGGCCTGTTCTTCGCCGGTACCGTCTTTATCGTATTCGCCGCGGGCGTGCTGGCAACAAGATTGGCAGCACGGTATGGGCTCGATGGCCCGATCCGAGCCGGGCTGTGCGCGACGGCGGCCAGCAGCCTTGCGATCTTGGTCATCTCGATGGTCAACCCAACTTTCTTGCCGTTCCTCGGCGCGATGAGCGTATTTCTCCTTGGCATGGGCATTGTCGGTCCACTGGCCACCGCCCGCGCGCTCTCTCCATTCGGCGACAAGGCCGGCGCGGCCTCGGCGCTATTGGGCTTTTGGCAGATGATGAACGCCGCGATCGGCGTATGGCTTGCTGCGACGGCGTCACATGAAGCCATGTTGGCGCTGGGCGTCGTGCTGAGCGCGTTTTCATTACTGGCTCTCGGCCTGTACGCGCGGGGTCCCGGGTCTTGA
- a CDS encoding TetR/AcrR family transcriptional regulator, which produces MRYVEDHRRQTHSRIVESASYGLRQNGAEGLSVVELMKLAGLTHGGFYNHFDSRAALVGEAIAFAMDQMVERWKTLANGKGNEDRIAALIADYVSSRHRDNPGGGCALPALAADVARSSPSERRALASKLEKMIDILVEMLPAKGSQQARQIATGAIATMVGSIVLSRAVGAGKLSDDILDAGRMTAGGRTRKPQRRTTKAMSCGKPQFGRSP; this is translated from the coding sequence ATGCGTTACGTAGAAGACCACAGGCGTCAAACTCACAGCCGGATCGTTGAAAGCGCGTCCTATGGTTTGCGCCAAAACGGTGCCGAAGGGCTTAGCGTTGTGGAACTGATGAAGCTCGCGGGTCTGACGCACGGCGGGTTCTATAACCATTTCGATTCGCGTGCCGCACTTGTTGGCGAGGCAATCGCGTTTGCGATGGACCAAATGGTCGAGCGGTGGAAAACGCTGGCGAACGGGAAAGGCAACGAGGATCGCATCGCGGCGTTGATTGCCGATTACGTCAGTTCCCGCCACCGCGATAATCCTGGAGGAGGTTGCGCGCTTCCAGCCCTAGCAGCTGATGTCGCCCGCTCGAGCCCGAGCGAGCGGCGGGCCCTTGCTTCCAAACTGGAGAAGATGATCGACATCCTTGTCGAAATGCTTCCCGCTAAGGGATCCCAACAGGCGCGCCAAATCGCGACCGGCGCCATTGCAACCATGGTTGGATCTATCGTGCTGTCGCGTGCTGTCGGCGCCGGAAAGCTTTCCGACGATATTCTCGACGCCGGACGGATGACTGCCGGCGGTCGAACTCGCAAGCCGCAGCGCAGAACGACAAAGGCGATGAGCTGCGGCAAACCACAATTTGGGAGGTCACCATGA
- a CDS encoding acetyl-CoA C-acyltransferase, whose product MAAASDPVAILSAARTPLGRFMGELSTLSAHKLGSHVIGAALERAKLAPEKIEEVFMGNVLPAGQGQAPARQAARGAKLPDATGATTINKVCGSGMKATMLAHDIINAGSAEIVLSGGMESMSNAPYLLAKARGGYRAGHDRIIDHMMMDGLEDAYETGRSMGDFGEATAEAYQFTRKDQDAYAMETLTRARKAVEGGAFKAEIAPIVLTEKAGSRIIANDEHPLKVDPAKIPGLKPAFRANGTITPAASSANADGAAALILAKRSRADRDGLPVLAEIKGHATHSQEPQWFTTAPIPAIRKLLDKVGWSAGDVDLFEINEAFAVVAMAAQKDLGIPREKLNVNGGACALGHPIGATGARLIVSLLHALEAQNLKRGVAALCIGGGEATAIAVERVIRR is encoded by the coding sequence ATGGCTGCCGCTTCCGATCCCGTCGCCATCCTTTCCGCCGCCCGTACGCCACTCGGCCGCTTCATGGGCGAGCTCTCGACCCTCAGCGCACACAAGCTCGGCTCTCACGTGATTGGAGCAGCTCTGGAACGGGCCAAGCTGGCGCCTGAAAAGATCGAAGAAGTGTTCATGGGCAATGTGCTGCCGGCCGGACAAGGTCAGGCGCCGGCGCGCCAGGCCGCTCGCGGCGCCAAATTGCCGGATGCCACTGGCGCCACCACCATCAACAAGGTCTGCGGCTCCGGCATGAAGGCCACCATGCTCGCTCACGACATCATCAATGCGGGCTCCGCCGAGATCGTTCTCTCCGGCGGCATGGAAAGCATGAGCAATGCGCCCTATTTGCTGGCCAAGGCGCGGGGCGGTTACCGCGCTGGCCACGACCGCATCATCGACCACATGATGATGGACGGTCTGGAGGACGCCTACGAGACCGGCCGCTCGATGGGCGACTTTGGCGAGGCCACGGCAGAAGCCTATCAGTTCACGCGCAAAGACCAGGACGCGTATGCGATGGAGACGTTGACCCGCGCCCGCAAGGCGGTCGAAGGCGGAGCGTTCAAGGCCGAGATCGCGCCGATTGTGCTGACGGAGAAAGCCGGGTCACGGATCATTGCCAATGACGAGCACCCGCTCAAGGTCGATCCCGCCAAAATCCCGGGCTTGAAACCCGCGTTCCGCGCCAACGGCACCATCACGCCGGCCGCCTCCTCCGCAAATGCCGACGGCGCCGCGGCCCTCATTCTGGCCAAGCGCTCGCGCGCGGATCGCGACGGCCTCCCAGTGCTCGCCGAGATCAAGGGCCACGCCACCCATAGCCAAGAGCCACAGTGGTTCACGACGGCGCCCATCCCAGCTATTCGCAAGCTGTTGGACAAGGTCGGCTGGAGCGCGGGGGACGTCGATCTGTTCGAGATCAACGAGGCCTTTGCCGTGGTGGCGATGGCGGCGCAGAAGGATCTCGGCATCCCGAGGGAGAAGCTGAACGTCAACGGCGGCGCCTGTGCGCTTGGCCATCCCATCGGCGCCACCGGCGCGCGATTGATCGTGTCGCTGTTGCATGCACTCGAGGCACAAAACCTCAAGCGGGGTGTGGCGGCACTCTGCATCGGCGGCGGTGAAGCCACTGCCATCGCGGTCGAGCGCGTCATCCGCCGATAA